Proteins encoded within one genomic window of Polaribacter sp. NJDZ03:
- a CDS encoding co-chaperone YbbN, which translates to MVQELSQDNLANIVADNKKVVVQYAATWCGNCRIMKPKFKKLSSENEEMVFVIADAEKFPESRKLADVSNLPTFATFVDGKLVNQTQTNKLDVLKELVNEVV; encoded by the coding sequence ATGGTACAAGAATTAAGTCAAGATAATTTAGCAAATATAGTTGCTGACAATAAGAAAGTAGTAGTACAGTATGCTGCAACTTGGTGTGGAAACTGTAGAATTATGAAACCAAAATTTAAAAAATTATCTTCAGAAAATGAAGAGATGGTTTTTGTAATTGCAGATGCAGAAAAATTTCCTGAAAGCAGAAAATTAGCAGATGTTAGTAATTTACCAACATTTGCCACTTTTGTAGACGGAAAACTTGTAAACCAAACACAAACAAACAAGTTAGATGTTTTAAAGGAACTTGTAAACGAAGTTGTTTAA
- the katG gene encoding catalase/peroxidase HPI: protein MENLKDTSGDISKCPFHGGNTTNETNNDWWPNSLNLDILHQHDTKVNPLGEDFNYHEALKSLNIDALKEDVTKLMTDSQDWWPADWGHYGGLMIRLSWHSAGSYRVSDGRGGGGGGNQRFAPLNSWPDNASLDKARRLLWPIKKKYGNKLSWADLIILAGTIAYESMGLKTYGFAFGRPDIWQPEKDTYWGNEKEWLAPSDERYNDVEDPSTMENPLASVQMGLVYVNPEGVNGKSNPAKTALHIRETFARMAMDDEETAALTAGGHTVGKAHGNGDASKLGPEPEAAPTENQGLGWSNPTRSGVGRDTVTSGIEGAWTTEPTKWDNGYFDLLFGYEWELTKSPAGATQWAPINIKEEDKPVDVEDPSIRLNPMMTDADMAMKVDPIYRKICEKFSKDHQYFSETFARAWFKLTHRDMGPKVRYYGPDVPSEDLIWQDPIPKGKKEYDVNLVKEKISNTDLTIPELVATAWDSARTYRGSDMRGGANGARIRLAPQKDWAGNEPERLNKVLGILTPIATEFGISIADTIVLAGNVGVEKAIKNTGFNTTVPFTAGRGDATDEMTDAASFEPLEPIADGYRNWLKQEYIVSPEELMLDKTQLLGLTAPEMTILIGGMRVLGTNYDGTKHGVFTDNEGALTNDFFVNLTDMGNTWNSVGAGLYEIRDRKTDTFKWSATSVDLVFGSNSILRSYAEVYAQDDNKEKFVNAFVKAWTKVMNADRFDVK, encoded by the coding sequence ATGGAAAACTTAAAAGATACTTCTGGCGATATTTCTAAATGTCCTTTTCACGGAGGAAATACTACGAATGAAACAAATAACGACTGGTGGCCTAATTCTTTAAATTTAGATATTTTACATCAGCATGACACAAAAGTAAACCCACTTGGTGAAGACTTTAATTATCATGAAGCGTTAAAAAGCTTAAATATTGATGCTTTAAAAGAAGATGTAACAAAATTAATGACTGATAGTCAGGATTGGTGGCCAGCAGATTGGGGGCACTATGGAGGATTAATGATTCGTTTATCTTGGCACTCTGCAGGCTCTTACAGAGTTAGTGATGGACGTGGTGGTGGTGGTGGCGGAAACCAACGTTTTGCGCCTTTAAATTCTTGGCCAGACAATGCTAGTTTAGACAAAGCAAGACGTTTACTTTGGCCGATTAAGAAAAAATATGGAAACAAATTAAGTTGGGCAGATTTAATCATTTTGGCTGGCACCATTGCTTATGAATCTATGGGTTTAAAAACATATGGTTTTGCATTTGGTAGGCCAGATATTTGGCAACCAGAAAAAGATACCTATTGGGGTAATGAAAAAGAATGGTTAGCACCAAGTGATGAGCGTTATAATGATGTAGAAGATCCTAGCACAATGGAAAACCCATTAGCATCTGTACAAATGGGATTAGTTTATGTAAACCCAGAAGGTGTTAACGGTAAATCTAACCCTGCAAAAACAGCGCTACATATTAGAGAAACTTTTGCTCGTATGGCAATGGATGATGAAGAAACAGCGGCTTTAACTGCGGGAGGTCATACAGTTGGTAAAGCACACGGAAATGGAGATGCTAGTAAATTAGGCCCAGAACCAGAAGCAGCCCCTACAGAAAACCAAGGTTTAGGTTGGTCTAACCCTACCAGATCTGGTGTTGGTAGAGATACGGTAACAAGTGGAATAGAAGGTGCATGGACTACAGAACCTACAAAATGGGATAATGGTTATTTCGACCTTTTGTTTGGTTATGAGTGGGAATTAACAAAAAGTCCGGCAGGAGCTACACAATGGGCACCGATTAATATTAAAGAAGAAGATAAACCGGTAGATGTAGAAGATCCTTCTATTCGTTTGAATCCTATGATGACGGATGCAGATATGGCCATGAAAGTAGATCCTATTTATCGTAAAATCTGTGAGAAATTCAGTAAAGATCACCAATATTTTTCTGAAACGTTTGCACGTGCTTGGTTTAAGTTAACGCACAGAGATATGGGACCAAAAGTTAGATATTACGGTCCGGATGTACCTTCTGAAGATTTAATTTGGCAAGATCCAATTCCTAAAGGAAAGAAAGAATATGACGTAAACCTAGTTAAGGAAAAAATTTCAAATACCGATTTAACGATACCAGAATTAGTTGCTACTGCTTGGGATAGCGCAAGGACTTATAGAGGTTCTGATATGCGTGGAGGAGCAAATGGTGCTCGTATTCGTTTAGCTCCTCAAAAAGATTGGGCTGGTAATGAACCAGAAAGATTAAACAAAGTTTTAGGTATTTTAACTCCTATAGCCACAGAATTTGGAATTAGTATTGCTGATACCATTGTTTTAGCGGGTAATGTTGGTGTAGAAAAAGCAATTAAAAATACAGGTTTTAATACCACTGTTCCTTTTACTGCTGGTCGTGGAGATGCTACAGATGAAATGACAGATGCAGCCTCTTTTGAACCTTTAGAGCCAATTGCAGACGGATATAGAAACTGGTTAAAGCAAGAGTACATTGTTAGTCCGGAAGAATTGATGTTAGATAAAACACAACTTTTAGGTTTAACTGCTCCAGAAATGACAATTTTAATTGGAGGAATGAGAGTTCTAGGTACTAATTACGACGGAACTAAACATGGCGTTTTTACAGATAATGAAGGTGCTTTAACCAATGATTTCTTTGTAAATTTAACAGATATGGGAAATACTTGGAATTCTGTTGGTGCAGGTTTATATGAAATTAGAGACCGTAAAACGGATACTTTTAAATGGTCTGCAACCAGTGTAGATTTAGTATTTGGTTCTAACTCTATTTTACGCTCTTACGCGGAAGTATATGCGCAAGATGATAATAAAGAAAAATTTGTAAATGCATTTGTAAAAGCTTGGACAAAAGTGATGAATGCTGATAGATTTGATGTTAAATAA
- a CDS encoding ankyrin repeat domain-containing protein, which yields MNILNTFFEAIQSANIDVIETLLKRFPELANRLDKRGFTPLVFATYFNKIEIAEALINKKANVNYSDAKGNTALLGVAFKGNTDIAALLLKNNANINVQNNLGYTPLIFATMYNQPKMVAFLLKQNADLSLKDKENKSALDIAKSKGFTEIISLLETT from the coding sequence ATGAATATTTTAAATACTTTTTTTGAAGCAATTCAATCTGCAAATATCGATGTAATAGAAACACTTTTAAAAAGGTTTCCAGAATTGGCAAATAGACTAGATAAAAGAGGTTTTACACCATTAGTTTTTGCAACCTATTTTAATAAAATAGAAATTGCAGAAGCCCTTATTAATAAAAAGGCAAATGTAAATTATAGTGATGCAAAAGGAAACACTGCATTATTAGGTGTTGCTTTTAAAGGAAATACTGATATAGCAGCACTCCTTTTAAAAAATAATGCAAATATTAACGTACAAAATAATCTTGGTTATACACCTTTAATTTTTGCAACCATGTATAATCAACCAAAAATGGTGGCATTTTTATTGAAACAAAATGCAGATTTATCTCTTAAAGACAAAGAAAACAAATCTGCCTTAGATATTGCAAAATCAAAAGGTTTTACAGAAATTATTAGCTTATTAGAAACTACGTAA
- a CDS encoding peroxiredoxin, giving the protein MATAVGKKFPDLNVDAMNEMGDTFKLNVLEEAVNNKKKVLLFWYPKDFTFVCPTELHAFQAALGEFEKRNTIVIGASCDTPEVHFAWLSTSKDNGGIEGVTYPILADSNRNLSSILGILDITNETFDEASQTIQVEGDNVTYRATYLIDEEGTVFHEGINHMPVGRNVNEFLRLIDAYAHVQSHGEVCPANWEEGKEAMAPNAKGTAAYLASN; this is encoded by the coding sequence ATGGCAACAGCAGTTGGAAAAAAATTCCCAGATTTAAATGTAGACGCAATGAATGAAATGGGAGATACGTTTAAGTTAAACGTATTGGAAGAAGCAGTAAATAACAAAAAGAAAGTGTTATTGTTCTGGTACCCAAAAGATTTTACATTTGTTTGTCCTACAGAGTTACATGCTTTTCAAGCAGCTTTAGGAGAATTTGAAAAAAGAAATACTATTGTAATTGGTGCTTCTTGTGATACTCCAGAAGTTCACTTTGCATGGTTAAGTACTTCTAAAGATAATGGAGGTATAGAAGGTGTTACATATCCAATTTTAGCAGATAGTAACAGAAACTTATCATCTATCTTAGGTATTTTAGATATTACGAATGAAACTTTTGATGAAGCTTCACAAACAATTCAAGTAGAAGGAGATAATGTAACTTATAGAGCTACTTATTTAATTGATGAAGAAGGAACTGTTTTTCATGAAGGTATTAATCACATGCCAGTTGGTAGAAATGTAAATGAATTTTTACGTTTAATTGATGCTTATGCGCACGTACAATCTCATGGAGAGGTTTGTCCTGCAAACTGGGAAGAAGGTAAAGAAGCAATGGCTCCTAATGCAAAAGGAACAGCTGCATATTTAGCATCTAACTAA